One window of the Chryseobacterium sp. CY350 genome contains the following:
- a CDS encoding DUF6804 family protein has protein sequence MKYLIIIAALCCFIGIVDLPIGYYTFLRIIVSFMSFVIIVNEFKTRRFWFITFVLIFILFNPIFPIYLYLKPIWIFIDCIVGLLLLYYFYSLVPKKKIKEHENMNVQSQEIPRTRDRIIK, from the coding sequence ATGAAATACCTCATCATTATAGCTGCATTATGCTGTTTCATCGGCATTGTCGATTTACCGATTGGTTATTATACTTTTCTTCGGATCATTGTTTCATTCATGTCATTCGTGATTATTGTGAATGAATTTAAAACCAGAAGATTTTGGTTTATCACTTTTGTTTTGATATTCATTCTTTTCAATCCTATTTTCCCGATTTACCTTTATCTAAAGCCAATTTGGATTTTTATTGATTGCATTGTCGGGCTTTTATTACTCTATTATTTTTACAGTTTAGTTCCGAAGAAAAAAATAAAAGAGCATGAAAATATGAATGTTCAGAGCCAAGAAATTCCACGCACAAGAGACCGAATAATTAAATAA
- a CDS encoding response regulator, translated as MFKKILIVEDHEVRNLGVINALTELHIDHYDFVSYCDEALQKIKTADAEKKSYDLLITDLSFDKDQFQQNIKSGQELIREIRNIHPKLKIIAFSIENKPKIIDDLFKILSIDGFVSKGRNDAKELRNTIKKVFNGEKVIPQEILNSIRNTPSNISENDESLLNLLAKGFTQSEIEQHFKQNKIAPNSKSAIEKRLNEIREIFSAKNNIELIVICKDLGII; from the coding sequence ATGTTTAAAAAAATCCTTATTGTAGAAGATCACGAAGTGAGAAATCTAGGTGTTATAAATGCGCTAACAGAATTACACATTGATCATTATGATTTTGTGAGTTATTGTGACGAAGCTTTGCAAAAAATAAAAACTGCAGATGCAGAAAAGAAATCTTACGATTTGCTCATTACAGATTTGTCATTTGACAAGGATCAATTTCAACAAAATATAAAATCAGGTCAGGAATTGATCAGAGAGATAAGAAACATTCATCCGAAACTCAAAATTATAGCTTTTTCGATCGAAAACAAACCTAAAATCATCGATGATCTTTTCAAAATTTTATCTATTGACGGTTTTGTAAGCAAAGGAAGAAACGATGCAAAAGAACTTAGAAATACTATTAAAAAAGTTTTTAATGGCGAAAAGGTAATTCCGCAAGAAATTTTGAATTCTATCAGAAATACTCCATCAAATATTTCTGAAAATGACGAATCTCTACTGAATCTACTTGCAAAAGGCTTTACACAAAGTGAAATTGAACAACATTTCAAACAAAACAAAATCGCTCCTAATAGCAAAAGTGCTATCGAAAAAAGACTGAATGAAATTCGTGAAATTTTTAGTGCCAAAAATAACATCGAATTGATCGTCATTTGCAAGGATCTCGGAATTATATAA
- the msrA gene encoding peptide-methionine (S)-S-oxide reductase MsrA, giving the protein MDNNNLQQITFGGGCFWCLESCFTMLKGVKSAISGYSGGHKDNPTYEEICTGTTGHAEVVQITYDPSIISYDQLMDVFFFLHDPTQLNRQGNDIGTQYRSVIFYKDDAEKQRAENAIKESETSGKWSGKYVTELAPFEKFWVAEQYHQGYYHVNPNQPYCSAVVGPKIQKFKKHFGELGMLTDSE; this is encoded by the coding sequence ATGGATAATAATAATTTACAGCAAATTACTTTCGGAGGCGGATGTTTCTGGTGTCTAGAAAGCTGTTTCACTATGTTGAAAGGCGTAAAATCTGCAATTTCAGGATATTCCGGAGGTCATAAAGACAATCCTACCTATGAAGAAATCTGCACCGGAACGACAGGGCACGCAGAAGTGGTTCAGATAACTTACGATCCTTCAATTATTTCTTACGATCAACTGATGGATGTCTTTTTTTTCCTCCACGATCCTACGCAGCTCAACAGACAGGGAAATGACATTGGAACTCAATATCGTTCTGTAATTTTCTATAAAGATGATGCAGAAAAGCAGAGAGCAGAAAATGCCATCAAAGAATCAGAAACTTCAGGAAAATGGTCAGGAAAATATGTAACAGAATTGGCACCCTTTGAAAAATTCTGGGTGGCAGAACAATATCACCAGGGATATTATCATGTAAACCCGAATCAGCCTTACTGCAGCGCAGTAGTTGGCCCTAAGATTCAAAAATTCAAAAAACATTTCGGAGAATTGGGAATGTTGACAGATTCAGAATAA
- a CDS encoding tetratricopeptide repeat-containing sensor histidine kinase, which translates to MKRFLILILCLSLFSCKKENNLTHDNSYYKIAKRYRDSSATDSAFYYYNLAKNDFLNTSDSLGVGNCLVNMGIIQTKKGDFFGGIESSLEANKFLKKQNDSAYRRALSTNYNNIGLSFHFLKDFEKSSSYYIKTLKYIDSEEDRYLCYNNIGDLLISQGNFNSAKYYLKKAAATKDSNTLSKVINNLAKAKYLSNKNYNPLPEFYQALNIRERRKDALGLNSSFETLSTYYLYKNENLSLSFAEKMLEYASENQSLDDKITALKRIITLDSKNYLQNFQRLDSLNENLQTERNKHKNQFAVVRYDVEQKNAQNQILKTQSFKQIVGIAALAIALISVFFWNEKRKKHIRQEKEKEKELEVKNTELRYSKKVHDVVANGLYHLMIDIENKPEINKVKILNDMEKMYEESRDISHDRITEIDFHERFGKMMNSYYTEEQKVIPIKYVEKIWEKIPQNTQSEMFYVVREILVNMKKHSDAKMVVLKFEREGDALHITYTDNGKGIKNLDSQRGAGIKNTENRIDTIGGDIIFEENPNGGLIIKITIPTHSKYV; encoded by the coding sequence ATGAAAAGATTTTTAATTTTAATTTTATGTCTTTCATTATTTTCTTGTAAAAAAGAAAATAACCTGACACACGACAATTCATATTATAAAATAGCAAAGAGATATCGAGATTCTAGTGCAACTGACTCTGCGTTTTATTACTACAACTTAGCAAAAAATGATTTTTTAAACACTTCAGATTCTTTAGGTGTAGGTAACTGTTTGGTGAATATGGGAATTATTCAAACTAAAAAAGGAGATTTTTTTGGAGGTATAGAATCCTCATTAGAAGCAAATAAATTTCTTAAAAAACAAAATGATAGTGCATACAGGAGAGCATTGTCTACAAACTACAATAATATTGGTTTATCATTTCATTTTCTAAAAGACTTTGAAAAATCGTCATCCTATTATATTAAAACCTTGAAATATATTGATAGTGAAGAAGACAGATATTTATGCTACAACAATATTGGAGATCTATTAATAAGTCAAGGAAACTTTAATTCTGCAAAGTATTACTTAAAAAAAGCAGCAGCCACAAAAGACAGCAATACTCTTTCCAAGGTTATTAACAATCTTGCAAAAGCTAAATACCTTAGTAACAAGAATTATAATCCATTACCTGAATTTTATCAAGCTTTAAATATAAGAGAGCGCAGAAAAGATGCGTTAGGTCTAAATTCTAGTTTTGAAACTCTGTCAACATACTACCTTTATAAAAATGAAAATCTTTCTTTATCTTTTGCTGAAAAAATGTTAGAATATGCATCTGAAAATCAAAGCCTTGATGATAAAATAACAGCACTAAAGAGAATTATAACTTTAGATTCAAAAAACTATTTACAAAACTTTCAAAGGCTTGATTCATTAAATGAAAATCTACAAACAGAAAGAAATAAACATAAAAATCAATTTGCTGTTGTACGATATGATGTGGAGCAGAAAAATGCACAAAATCAAATTCTCAAGACACAAAGTTTTAAACAAATTGTTGGTATTGCTGCATTAGCTATTGCTTTAATCTCTGTTTTTTTCTGGAACGAAAAAAGAAAAAAACATATAAGACAGGAAAAAGAAAAAGAAAAAGAACTCGAAGTAAAAAACACAGAACTTCGATATTCTAAAAAAGTACATGACGTTGTCGCCAACGGACTTTATCATCTGATGATTGACATCGAAAACAAACCTGAAATCAATAAAGTAAAAATCTTAAACGACATGGAAAAAATGTACGAAGAATCACGAGATATTTCGCATGACAGAATAACCGAGATTGATTTCCATGAGCGATTCGGTAAGATGATGAATTCATATTATACAGAAGAACAGAAAGTTATTCCTATAAAGTATGTAGAAAAAATATGGGAAAAGATTCCTCAAAACACACAGTCAGAAATGTTTTATGTGGTAAGAGAAATTTTGGTAAATATGAAAAAACACAGCGATGCAAAGATGGTAGTGTTAAAATTTGAAAGAGAAGGAGATGCACTACATATCACTTATACAGACAACGGAAAAGGAATTAAAAATTTAGATTCTCAAAGAGGTGCTGGAATAAAGAATACGGAAAACCGTATTGATACAATCGGAGGAGATATTATTTTTGAAGAAAATCCTAACGGAGGTTTAATTATTAAAATAACCATTCCAACACATTCAAAATATGTTTAA
- a CDS encoding response regulator transcription factor, with translation MKKIVLIEDETSVVSFIKKGLQEKGYEVSVAFDGRTGVSLVQENDFDLVILDIMLPEMNGLDVCKEIRKTNKHVPILFLTALGSSENIVLGLESGGDDYLVKPFKFIELVARVKSLLRRSVSTVPEVEEEEEYHQYIFKFSDLTVNDYTKKVTRGSEEISLTSTEYKLLMYFLNNPEKVISRAEILDAVWGVNYELGTNVVDVYVNYLRKKIDNHDDKKLIHTVIGMGYVMKKP, from the coding sequence ATGAAAAAAATTGTTCTGATCGAAGATGAAACCAGCGTTGTTTCTTTTATTAAAAAAGGACTTCAGGAAAAAGGATATGAAGTTTCGGTAGCTTTTGACGGTCGCACCGGCGTTAGTCTTGTGCAGGAAAATGATTTTGATCTGGTCATTTTAGACATCATGCTTCCAGAAATGAACGGATTAGATGTCTGCAAAGAGATTAGAAAAACCAACAAACATGTTCCTATTCTCTTTTTAACAGCTTTGGGAAGTTCAGAAAATATTGTTCTCGGTTTGGAAAGTGGCGGCGATGATTATCTGGTAAAACCTTTTAAATTTATTGAGTTGGTTGCCAGAGTAAAATCATTGCTGCGAAGAAGCGTTTCTACAGTACCAGAAGTAGAAGAAGAGGAAGAATACCATCAATATATATTTAAATTCTCTGATCTCACGGTGAATGACTACACCAAAAAAGTGACGCGCGGCAGTGAGGAAATTTCTCTTACAAGTACCGAATACAAATTACTGATGTATTTCCTTAATAATCCCGAAAAAGTAATCTCAAGAGCCGAAATTCTTGACGCTGTCTGGGGAGTCAACTACGAACTGGGAACCAATGTTGTAGACGTTTACGTTAACTATTTAAGAAAGAAAATCGATAATCACGATGATAAAAAACTCATTCATACGGTGATAGGAATGGGTTATGTCATGAAAAAACCATAG
- a CDS encoding sensor histidine kinase has product MASKVMTNQTKTMVLLMVVFITVISLFGGLVYFSIVNFSHQRFYELLKIRTTTIVQIEKSKQRLYLPENHILNSLNDEELPMERDYVFAVPADSNFKSISKEVHIPDTFFKNIIRKGEANYNDNEFYYIGQSFKFNQKEYIAIASAKNHYVVYYLGFLKRTIITCMVLAIFFSTIFSFYLSKTLFKPILKITKKVKQISSENLHLRLEPQPDNKELNELVDTFNTMLTRIETSFETQNHLIGNVSHELRTPLTSIMGEADVALSINRTAEEYKETLEIILDEAEKLDKKIKALLIIAQTGFDGKIQKIDKVRIDQLLWDVIETIRKIDSRNNIFLDISMLPDNPKKLKVQGNEQLLHLAVANIVNNGCKYSNFQQVKVSLGATDTDVYIIIKDTGIGIPESEMDKIYDPFFRASNTRNYEGYGIGLPLARNIVRMHNGELIVSSYENQGTTVQLRFPTIFGTQQEEKNS; this is encoded by the coding sequence ATGGCTAGCAAAGTGATGACAAATCAAACCAAAACGATGGTGCTTTTAATGGTTGTTTTTATAACCGTCATCTCGCTGTTCGGTGGTTTGGTTTATTTCTCTATTGTTAATTTTTCGCATCAGAGGTTTTATGAATTATTAAAAATCCGGACTACTACGATTGTTCAGATTGAGAAAAGCAAACAGCGTCTCTACTTGCCGGAAAATCATATCCTCAACAGTCTCAACGACGAAGAACTTCCTATGGAGCGAGATTATGTTTTTGCAGTTCCGGCAGATTCTAATTTTAAGAGCATCTCGAAAGAAGTACATATTCCGGATACATTTTTTAAAAACATCATCCGAAAAGGTGAAGCCAACTATAACGACAACGAGTTTTATTATATCGGACAGTCTTTTAAATTTAATCAAAAAGAATACATCGCCATAGCATCTGCGAAGAATCACTATGTCGTTTATTACCTCGGGTTTCTGAAGAGAACAATCATTACCTGTATGGTTTTGGCTATCTTCTTCAGTACTATTTTTTCTTTTTATTTATCTAAAACTTTATTTAAACCGATTCTTAAGATCACCAAAAAAGTAAAGCAGATCAGCTCTGAAAACTTGCACTTAAGACTTGAACCTCAGCCTGATAATAAAGAACTCAACGAATTAGTTGATACTTTCAACACTATGCTGACGAGAATAGAAACGTCATTTGAAACTCAGAATCACCTTATTGGTAATGTTTCACATGAGCTCAGAACTCCTCTTACTTCGATCATGGGAGAAGCCGATGTTGCCCTTTCTATCAACCGTACCGCAGAAGAATACAAAGAAACGCTGGAGATCATTCTTGATGAAGCTGAAAAACTCGACAAAAAAATAAAAGCTCTTCTTATTATCGCTCAAACAGGTTTTGACGGGAAGATTCAGAAAATAGATAAGGTAAGAATTGATCAGTTGCTTTGGGATGTTATTGAAACCATCAGAAAAATCGATTCCCGAAATAATATTTTTCTGGACATCAGCATGCTTCCCGATAATCCCAAAAAGCTAAAAGTTCAGGGTAATGAGCAGCTTCTTCATCTTGCGGTTGCCAATATTGTGAATAATGGTTGTAAATATTCTAATTTCCAGCAGGTAAAAGTTTCGCTAGGCGCTACAGATACAGATGTTTATATCATTATTAAAGACACAGGCATCGGCATCCCGGAGTCTGAGATGGATAAGATCTATGATCCTTTTTTCAGAGCTTCGAACACCCGAAATTACGAAGGCTACGGTATCGGTCTTCCACTCGCACGAAATATTGTGAGAATGCATAATGGAGAACTGATTGTAAGTTCATACGAAAATCAGGGTACAACAGTTCAGCTCCGTTTTCCCACAATATTCGGAACCCAGCAGGAGGAAAAAAACTCTTAG
- a CDS encoding YegP family protein — MGKFIITKRKNGEYQFNLKAGNGQTILSSEGYATKAGCKIGITSVKTNAPIDSCYDKRISSNSQYYFNLKAGNGEIIGTSEMYTTSTARDNGIESVKSNAPDAAIVDETGE, encoded by the coding sequence ATGGGAAAATTTATTATCACAAAAAGAAAAAATGGTGAATACCAATTTAACCTTAAAGCAGGAAACGGACAAACTATTCTTTCCAGCGAAGGTTATGCAACAAAAGCAGGATGCAAAATTGGAATTACATCTGTAAAAACAAATGCGCCTATTGATAGTTGTTATGACAAACGAATTTCTTCAAACAGTCAATATTATTTTAATCTTAAAGCAGGAAATGGTGAAATTATCGGAACAAGCGAAATGTACACTACTTCCACCGCAAGAGATAACGGAATTGAATCTGTAAAAAGTAATGCTCCCGACGCAGCAATAGTTGATGAAACTGGCGAATAA
- a CDS encoding beta-carotene 15,15'-monooxygenase produces MNAMTTNIKNLFRLKTVPADENQNHFPNIEPAENEVTEESRKRTYHESGYRDGTRNSGNHTALSICLDAIYSKFQNEEKQLVEKQSKLKEPYLNEQKNKETEIKGLTVSLDNKEEKLNNISEDIKNVQDKIEVLKFEINDLPRNPEAYSVNAKKGASTKFWIGLILLIPISLYLFTFYISTSYSAFFKSFDANGNIIQSVLDAQAFNKAWAEGPLEGAFVTLIPFVFLGLGYLIHMFGENKSFGNYAKIALLFIITFVFDAILAYEIESKLYELNKTFESLPFDLKIAFTKNQFWGIIFAGFIVYIIWGLVFDFVMKEHKEKDKIKNEQIRRQKDILIHQERILDFEKQKEEVRNSIGSIKELIAKAKGRIEELQNIIDGVIIPTKDYKLYASEYMQGWITFMSEKLAVSQSVKQEMIEECKKQYNYNLNKVGANSDSQNSVYMSVL; encoded by the coding sequence ATGAATGCCATGACCACCAATATTAAAAATCTTTTCAGATTAAAAACCGTTCCGGCTGATGAAAATCAAAATCATTTTCCGAACATTGAACCTGCGGAGAACGAAGTAACAGAAGAAAGCCGAAAAAGAACCTATCACGAATCCGGCTACAGAGACGGAACAAGAAACAGCGGAAATCACACCGCTCTGTCAATCTGTCTCGACGCGATTTATTCTAAATTTCAAAATGAAGAAAAACAACTCGTTGAAAAACAGAGTAAACTAAAAGAACCTTATCTCAACGAACAGAAAAACAAGGAAACCGAAATCAAAGGACTCACGGTTTCCTTAGACAACAAAGAAGAAAAGCTCAACAATATCTCAGAAGACATCAAAAATGTTCAGGATAAAATTGAAGTACTGAAGTTTGAAATCAACGATTTGCCAAGAAATCCCGAAGCCTACAGTGTAAATGCAAAAAAGGGCGCTTCTACAAAATTCTGGATTGGTTTGATTCTCTTGATTCCGATCAGTTTGTATTTATTTACGTTCTATATTTCAACTTCATATTCAGCATTTTTCAAAAGTTTTGATGCCAATGGAAATATTATTCAAAGTGTCCTCGATGCACAGGCTTTCAACAAAGCTTGGGCTGAAGGTCCGCTGGAAGGTGCTTTTGTTACTTTAATTCCGTTTGTATTTTTAGGTTTGGGATATCTTATTCACATGTTTGGTGAAAATAAAAGCTTTGGAAATTATGCCAAAATTGCATTGTTATTCATTATCACATTTGTATTTGATGCCATTTTAGCCTACGAAATTGAATCTAAATTATATGAACTGAACAAAACTTTTGAGTCTCTTCCGTTCGATCTAAAAATTGCCTTTACCAAAAATCAGTTTTGGGGAATTATCTTCGCCGGGTTCATCGTTTATATTATTTGGGGATTGGTTTTCGACTTTGTGATGAAAGAACATAAAGAAAAGGACAAGATCAAAAACGAACAAATCAGAAGACAAAAAGATATTTTGATTCATCAGGAACGAATTCTTGATTTCGAAAAACAAAAAGAAGAAGTAAGAAACAGCATCGGAAGCATCAAAGAACTGATTGCCAAAGCAAAAGGCAGAATAGAAGAACTTCAGAATATTATTGACGGAGTGATTATTCCTACAAAAGATTATAAACTTTACGCATCAGAATATATGCAGGGCTGGATTACATTTATGAGTGAAAAATTAGCCGTTTCTCAATCCGTAAAACAGGAAATGATCGAAGAATGTAAGAAGCAATATAATTACAATCTCAATAAAGTCGGGGCAAATTCCGATAGTCAGAATTCTGTTTATATGTCCGTTTTATAA